In Papaver somniferum cultivar HN1 chromosome 1, ASM357369v1, whole genome shotgun sequence, a genomic segment contains:
- the LOC113311874 gene encoding protein SCAI-like, giving the protein MGGDGDNNDSDDRVTVARKFRLLVEKADRKFVRVRDIPINPNKFPNHYYRKVFKVYTQLWRFQQENRAKLVESGLQRWEIGEIASRIGQLYFNQYMRSSETRFLLECYVFYEAILNRAYFDDQSKGVMRSVMKKKDLSLKYKELRFFARYLVVALILNRVDTVKLLVERFKALVDDCKSTFKETNFREWKLVLQEIVRFLKVDTTFMDAKPLRYCAKFDTYPASLSHVARFHAKRVLKLNDALLTSYHRNEVKFTELTLDTFRMLQCLEWEPSGAFFQMRTTEPDNHVNSNGHTEASGLIDINLAMDMTDPTLPLNPRKAILYRPTATHLVSVIATICEELPPDSVFLIYISASGKSGKTTTSHIQTVGASRNSLNNKVDSQSFRGSDEGDSYDSGEDYLWLGPKGSAGSNNLYPGDLIPFTRRPLFLIVDSENSHAFKALHGAERGETAALLLSPRKPAFWGSSSAGEPSKDGSQFTLFLTAPLQAFCQLVGLSCSDIDKEIYSQADEILSSAFSKWEIKLCKPYSLDLVWAQVLPDPFLRRLILRFIFCRSSLYLFCLREDGEEYLPDCLPKLPDDVSPSSEAMQSNILQLAECLGVTNHFNFDIC; this is encoded by the exons ATGGGCGGCGACGGCGACAACAACGACTCCGACGACAGAGTCACGGTCGCGAGGAAATTCCGTCTACTCGTCGAGAAAGCAGATCGGAAATTCGTTCGAGTTCGTGATATACCAATAAACCCTAATAAATTCCCAAACCATTACTACCGCAAAGTATTCAAAGTGTACACACAGTTATGGAGATTTCAGCAGGAGAATCGGGCGAAACTTGTTGAATCGGGTTTGCAGAGATGGGAGATTGGTGAAATTGCGTCGAGAATCGGACAGCTTTACTTTAATCAGTATATGAGGAGTAGTGAGACGAGGTTTTTGTTAGAGTGTTACGTTTTTTATGAAGCTATTTTGAACAGAGCTTATTTTGATGATCAGAGTAAAGGAGTGATGAGGagtgtgatgaagaagaaggatttGAGTTTGAAGTATAAGGAATTGAGGTTTTTTGCTAGGtatttagttgttgctttgaTTTTGAATCGGGTGGATACTGTTAAGCTTCTGGTTGAGAGGTTTAAGGCTCTTGTTGATGACTGCAAATCTACTTTCAag GAGACTAATTTCAGAGAATGGAAACTAGTGTTGCAAGAAATTGTCCGCTTTTTGAAGGTTGATACAACGTTTATGGATGCCAAGCCTTTGAGATACTGTGCTAAATTTGACACTTATCCAGCCTCACTATCACATGTTGCTCGTTTTCATGCAAAGAGGGTTCTGAAGTTGAACGATGCATTACTGACGAGTTATCATCGTAATGAG GTGAAGTTTACAGAACTTACCCTTGACACTTTCAGAATGCTGCAATGTTTAGAGTGGGAGCCTAGTGGAGCTTTCTTTCAGATGCGTACAACAGAACCAGACAATCATGTTAACTCAAACGGTCATACTGAAGCCTCTGGTCTGATAGACATAAATCTTGCTATGGACATGACTGATCCAACTTTGCCATTGAATCCAAGGAAGGCAATTCTTTATCGCCCAACAGCAACACATCTGGTCTCG GTCATTGCGACAATTTGCGAAGAGTTACCTCCAGATAGTGTTTTTCTGATTTACATATCAGCCTcag GAAAATCTGGAAAAACTACTACTTCTCACATTCAGACTGTTGGAGCTTCAAGAAACTCGCTAAACAACAAAGTTGACTCTCAGTCCTTCCGTGGAAGTGATGAGGGAGACTCCTATGACTCCGGTGAAGATTACCTGTGGTTAGGTCCTAAAGGAAGTGCTG GTTCAAACAACCTCTACCCTGGTGATTTAATTCCATTTACTCGGCGGCCACTTTTCTTAATAGTGGATAGTGAAAATAGCCATGCATTCAAG GCTTTACATGGGGCAGAACGGGGAGAAACAGCTGCACTACTTCTTTCTCCTCGAAAACCAGCATTCTGGGGTTCATCGTCTGCTGGTGAGCCTTCGAAAGACGGGAGTCAGTTTACATTATTCTTGACAGCTCCTTTACAAGCATTCTGCCAATTGGTTGGCCTCTCTTGTTCAGACATTGATAAG GAGATCTACAGCCAGGCTGATGAAATACTATCCTCTGCATTCTCTAAGTGGGAAATAAAGCTCTGTAAGCCATATAGCCTGGATTTGGTTTGGGCTCAAGTGTTACCCGATCCCTTTCTGAGGAGGCTTATTCTTAG GTTTATATTCTGTCGATCTTCCCTGTACCTATTTTGCCTTCGGGAAGACGGTGAAGAATATCTGCCCGATTGCCTACCCAAGCTTCCGGATGACGTTTCTCCAAGTTCTGAAGCCATGCAATCTAATATACTTCAACTTGCAGAATGCCTTGGGGTGACCAACCATTTTAACTTTGATATATGCTGA